From Pseudomonas sp. FP2335, the proteins below share one genomic window:
- a CDS encoding NEL-type E3 ubiquitin ligase domain-containing protein, with translation MPTHQLLNGLSGNLQSSESWARQQALELIRETLARTMGSLTLAQQRDYVRLQREAHQALKAVDRENTAIIQAFKTQGLAQLSSRLGGLDPQAIHLHTRYLQELQPPLPWEPRSSQPLSRQRRFRRAYDEWKYRAHVSTLSLWDAACLNFDFATAERQASGHSFVDASYLSGAEGLKLSVSEFITIARELDFGGQLAQRLQRALGPGGDLYATLQASAKACLRFEALEAYRNRAITGVTREHYDSLSAAIDGSGPALKFDTLGMSTGITVLPAVPFVPSGQTVPVPLLVIHVGSRAVLSYFPFRPGGALRYHTDTRQAADDFLQQLKDSHAQGDLGWFARQLPMTEMHGFKRLLKEASRPVGLSPTAGFLYDTFHCLFPPHTLDSLRFTPDPKHGREETLVQACTYREVQRYQANLSTLATRRSERDLQALIDGAAAIAQEVLELLLTPVPGGVTGLNRVMQVAVFGSLAYSMIVGINEAARGEANEFASALADTADLAINGLLITTAGRVHRQRIESLLHRLGNPRKMLKADGTHVLWKPDIGPYAILDQHLLDGQVANPQGVFPVHGKQYAWLQQNGQRRVVEVSYDAKLMRFVLKQENDRQFAPPILFNPAQQAWTLDLHNAHTLSDIQLAERMLPNGSTAVPRVDMETMLRSTATDRATLDSVWSGQPAPINLTEGVRRLQADQIIEQLIKDFHLRGHMPPHADAAVLSLLTQVPGWPADVSINVHDRQGTLLESYAANDNGLSHTIDLMRRDDGTYGLLADPATSVPTREQLFELILTQQPAHSRLGKEGSPHLTLAQRIARVRLQISQLAQAHRMTLFEAMTRYDGYARAELAADESARQFLPIKVAPPLVEVTPVLKKLRRLYPPLTSANLQQLLLITPLSSREQAQFLHDASLPASVREHLEHHRTALRIDAVIDGLYHRRAFNPDTDQWAREFTASLLLNTFERHFVVTDMSRGTPSNRYVSSGPDDTTVELLHYGQGRYEAYDMRNAGPIPVTPGVDSFYLAVASVLQPGEHLQLGMKSASDAQGLRKTLGDLMSAQRSPGGQVSLLDQSLGQYEQRVVLPHDLKPDAEGIYEWNGQQLLPLYGSLYPIFFDKRLRKWRLRHPEKVGVDTPRLEHNRRGAWRLSNENPMTWDDHRLFYRLGASNFHVDQATAARIMRVTDTPARALREVHSAGLPPPPLLQDTSKRFRIEREILQFINAMTVYSATRNARPSLQLLLVTSLPAWPASHALQIVDEQGQVIRRYPARSSPEAKAIRLTEAESRGLEPLNNIALNDDVSRALLGTLPATQEERLFKLSKRIADHAWRERAQLFDILYAQSEHATTLIERRLHAHFPHLPTSAITAILEQATPKELKHLQQQDQVGLRLAEQARLTADDMRLNRAYEGLFLDTLANPDSDRIILHVLKDLPGWPLSLRVDVRQASLSGPLLGSGGHASAVDRRTLVKIDGTYQAYGREGQLLNDPSDSSGLINSVASLLTDTERSNLGLDDSGDTAPLRERIADLALGQRVAIKSLLGLAHIPPWLQPPMPVHSTFLAYPFSLRSLWPFSGRQPVDLVSKVKELYPSFSTAAANELIDGLGISEPAALIELERRKAEYQTLEFELNRWIETPQAIDDPETDPLGWNYGLRRSLAERILRAWRRETRSAYENESGLFDTHQLVLRLDGNDLPDPAFILSNRAFEHIEYLRIDGDMLPTIGNAFLSKFTGLTHLKLDCLLGELPPALAQMTQLQQLDLSDNMIALTVESRQHLAGLTRLDGLFLDGNPLGLTPDVSRMTRLRVLSLRQTNIDQWPIGAESRSSLRSLLLQENRITTIPDAVFSDVRMGPTNRNTILHDNPLSDATLDRLRNYRNRTGIVLGGALPGVLHQQAQAIDVNRWLTGVPSAQHAQRQTLWQQLRQHEDANPDDTFRVLRDLTQSYAYRRNQATQQALTRRVWNLLDAMGQSTDLRNRVFLNTYVAGTCGDGAILAFINMEIEHLVHQARNQAGSEQADRQLLGLARSLFYLRRVDQLAEAHIERLRAAGVDPDDAEIKLYYRLKLRDAFDLPIRREEMLYAVEEWVSEDDVIQARQTLEALGRTQAAQESLLMEDFWIEYLARSYPEPFSTIDNVVRHQLNALNQEISDRRSDAYLDRRQSLVELEIAERNRLVRQLTEAAQLAQKAH, from the coding sequence ATGCCTACCCACCAACTGCTCAACGGCTTGTCGGGCAACCTGCAATCCAGCGAATCCTGGGCTCGCCAACAAGCTCTGGAGCTGATCCGCGAAACCCTGGCGCGAACGATGGGCAGCCTGACGCTGGCGCAACAGCGCGACTACGTCAGGCTGCAACGCGAAGCCCACCAGGCCCTGAAAGCGGTGGACCGCGAAAACACCGCGATCATCCAGGCCTTCAAGACCCAAGGGCTGGCCCAACTGAGCAGCAGGCTAGGCGGCCTGGACCCGCAAGCCATCCACCTGCACACCCGCTACCTGCAAGAGCTGCAACCACCGCTGCCGTGGGAACCCAGGTCCAGCCAGCCGCTGTCACGCCAGCGTCGCTTTCGCCGCGCCTACGATGAATGGAAATACCGCGCCCACGTCTCCACGCTGTCGCTGTGGGATGCGGCCTGCCTCAATTTTGACTTCGCCACCGCTGAGCGTCAGGCATCAGGGCACAGTTTTGTCGACGCGTCCTACCTCAGCGGCGCCGAAGGCCTGAAGCTGAGCGTCAGCGAGTTCATCACGATTGCCCGTGAACTGGACTTCGGCGGCCAGTTGGCGCAGCGCCTGCAACGGGCACTGGGCCCCGGCGGCGATCTGTACGCCACGCTGCAGGCCAGCGCCAAGGCCTGCCTGCGTTTCGAAGCCCTGGAGGCCTATCGCAATCGCGCCATCACCGGCGTGACCCGCGAGCACTATGACAGCCTGAGCGCCGCCATCGACGGTAGCGGCCCGGCATTGAAATTCGACACCCTGGGCATGAGCACCGGCATCACCGTGTTGCCCGCCGTCCCCTTCGTACCGTCAGGGCAAACCGTCCCGGTGCCCCTGCTGGTGATTCATGTGGGCAGTCGCGCGGTGCTGTCGTATTTCCCGTTCCGCCCCGGCGGTGCCCTGCGCTACCACACCGATACCCGTCAGGCGGCGGATGACTTCCTGCAACAGCTCAAGGACAGCCACGCCCAGGGCGACCTGGGCTGGTTCGCCCGGCAACTGCCGATGACCGAAATGCACGGGTTCAAGCGATTGCTCAAGGAGGCATCACGCCCCGTGGGCCTGAGCCCGACCGCCGGGTTCCTGTACGACACGTTTCACTGTCTGTTCCCACCGCACACCCTCGATAGCCTGCGCTTTACACCAGACCCCAAACATGGCCGCGAAGAAACCCTGGTACAGGCCTGCACATACCGCGAAGTGCAACGCTATCAAGCCAACCTGTCGACCCTCGCCACCCGTCGCTCGGAACGCGACCTGCAGGCCTTGATTGACGGCGCGGCCGCCATCGCCCAGGAAGTCCTCGAACTGTTGCTCACCCCCGTGCCCGGCGGTGTAACGGGCCTGAACCGGGTCATGCAGGTGGCAGTGTTCGGCAGCCTGGCCTACAGCATGATCGTGGGGATCAACGAAGCCGCGAGGGGGGAAGCCAATGAATTCGCGTCGGCCCTGGCCGACACCGCCGACCTGGCCATCAATGGCCTGTTGATCACCACCGCCGGCCGCGTGCATCGCCAGCGTATCGAGAGTTTGCTGCACCGGCTGGGCAACCCGCGAAAAATGCTCAAGGCCGACGGTACGCATGTGCTCTGGAAGCCGGACATCGGCCCCTACGCAATTCTCGACCAGCACCTGCTCGACGGCCAGGTCGCCAACCCCCAAGGCGTCTTCCCGGTCCACGGCAAGCAGTACGCCTGGCTGCAACAAAACGGCCAGCGCCGTGTGGTGGAGGTCAGTTACGACGCCAAGCTGATGCGCTTCGTGCTCAAGCAGGAAAACGACAGGCAGTTTGCCCCACCGATTCTGTTCAACCCCGCGCAACAGGCCTGGACCCTGGACCTGCACAACGCCCATACCCTCTCGGACATCCAACTGGCCGAGCGCATGCTGCCCAACGGCTCCACCGCCGTACCCCGGGTCGACATGGAAACAATGCTGCGCAGCACCGCCACCGACCGCGCAACCCTCGATAGTGTATGGAGTGGCCAGCCCGCACCGATCAACCTCACCGAAGGCGTAAGGCGCCTGCAGGCCGACCAGATCATCGAGCAGTTGATCAAGGACTTCCACCTTCGCGGCCACATGCCGCCCCACGCCGACGCTGCCGTATTGAGCCTGTTGACCCAGGTGCCCGGCTGGCCTGCCGACGTCAGCATCAACGTGCACGACCGGCAAGGCACCCTGCTCGAAAGCTATGCCGCCAACGACAACGGGCTTTCCCACACCATCGACCTGATGCGCCGCGATGATGGCACCTACGGCCTGCTGGCGGACCCCGCGACCAGCGTGCCCACCCGCGAGCAACTGTTCGAACTGATCCTCACCCAACAACCAGCCCATTCACGCTTGGGCAAGGAAGGCAGCCCGCACCTGACGCTGGCCCAGCGCATTGCCCGGGTGCGCCTGCAAATCAGCCAACTGGCACAGGCACACCGCATGACGCTTTTCGAGGCCATGACGCGCTATGACGGCTATGCCCGCGCTGAGTTGGCCGCCGATGAAAGCGCCCGGCAATTCTTGCCGATCAAGGTCGCTCCGCCCTTGGTGGAAGTGACCCCCGTGCTGAAAAAACTGCGCCGGCTCTACCCACCCCTGACCTCGGCCAACCTGCAACAGTTACTGCTGATCACGCCCTTGAGCAGCCGCGAGCAAGCGCAATTCCTGCACGATGCAAGCCTGCCCGCCTCGGTGCGGGAACACCTTGAACACCATCGCACCGCCCTGCGTATCGACGCCGTGATAGACGGCCTCTACCATCGCCGCGCCTTCAACCCCGACACCGACCAATGGGCCCGCGAGTTCACCGCGAGCCTGTTGCTCAATACCTTCGAGCGCCACTTCGTGGTCACCGACATGAGCCGCGGCACACCGTCCAATCGCTACGTTTCAAGCGGGCCCGACGACACCACTGTCGAGCTGTTGCACTACGGCCAGGGCCGCTACGAGGCCTACGACATGCGCAACGCCGGGCCGATTCCGGTGACACCCGGGGTCGACAGTTTCTACCTGGCCGTCGCCTCGGTGCTGCAACCGGGTGAACACCTGCAACTGGGGATGAAGAGCGCCAGTGATGCCCAGGGCCTGCGCAAAACCCTCGGTGATCTCATGAGCGCCCAGCGCAGCCCTGGAGGCCAGGTCAGCCTGCTGGATCAGTCCCTGGGCCAATACGAACAACGCGTCGTGCTGCCCCATGACCTCAAGCCCGACGCTGAAGGCATCTACGAATGGAACGGCCAGCAACTGCTGCCGCTCTATGGCTCGCTGTACCCGATTTTTTTCGACAAACGCCTGCGCAAATGGCGGCTCAGGCATCCGGAAAAAGTCGGGGTCGATACCCCCCGCCTGGAGCACAACCGCCGGGGCGCCTGGCGATTGTCGAATGAAAACCCGATGACATGGGATGACCACCGTCTGTTCTACCGCCTGGGGGCGAGCAACTTTCATGTCGACCAGGCCACCGCTGCGCGGATCATGCGCGTCACCGACACCCCAGCGCGGGCCTTGCGCGAAGTGCACAGCGCCGGCCTGCCGCCGCCACCGTTGCTGCAAGACACCAGCAAGCGGTTTCGCATCGAGCGGGAAATCCTGCAGTTCATCAATGCCATGACCGTCTACTCGGCCACCCGCAATGCGCGGCCGTCCCTGCAATTGCTGCTGGTCACCAGCTTACCGGCGTGGCCCGCCAGCCATGCGCTGCAGATCGTGGATGAGCAGGGTCAGGTAATCCGTCGCTATCCGGCCAGAAGCTCACCCGAAGCCAAGGCCATCCGCCTCACCGAAGCCGAAAGCCGTGGTCTGGAACCGCTGAATAACATTGCGCTGAACGATGACGTCAGCCGTGCGCTGCTGGGTACCTTGCCCGCCACCCAGGAGGAGCGTCTGTTCAAGCTGTCCAAACGCATCGCCGACCACGCGTGGCGCGAACGCGCGCAATTGTTCGACATCCTCTACGCCCAGAGCGAGCATGCCACGACACTGATCGAACGGCGCCTGCACGCCCACTTCCCGCACCTGCCTACCAGCGCGATCACCGCGATACTTGAACAAGCCACGCCCAAGGAACTCAAGCACTTGCAACAGCAGGACCAGGTCGGCCTGCGCCTGGCGGAACAGGCGCGGCTCACCGCCGACGATATGCGCCTTAACCGGGCGTACGAAGGCCTGTTCCTGGACACCCTGGCCAACCCCGACAGTGACAGGATCATCCTGCACGTGCTCAAGGATTTGCCCGGCTGGCCCCTGAGCCTGCGCGTGGACGTACGCCAAGCCAGCCTCTCCGGCCCGTTGCTAGGCAGTGGCGGGCATGCCAGCGCTGTCGACCGCCGCACGCTGGTCAAGATCGATGGCACCTACCAGGCCTATGGCCGCGAGGGACAACTGCTCAACGACCCCAGCGACAGCAGTGGCCTGATCAATAGCGTGGCCTCGCTGCTGACCGACACCGAACGCAGCAACCTGGGCCTGGACGACAGCGGTGACACAGCGCCGCTGCGCGAACGCATCGCCGACTTGGCCCTGGGCCAGCGCGTGGCAATCAAATCGCTGCTGGGCCTGGCGCATATCCCGCCGTGGTTGCAACCGCCGATGCCGGTGCACAGCACATTCCTGGCCTACCCGTTTTCCCTGCGCAGCCTCTGGCCTTTCAGCGGCCGCCAGCCAGTGGACCTGGTCAGCAAGGTCAAGGAACTCTACCCCAGCTTCAGCACGGCGGCGGCCAACGAATTGATTGACGGCCTGGGCATCAGCGAACCGGCGGCGCTGATTGAGCTGGAGCGGCGCAAAGCCGAGTACCAGACCCTGGAGTTCGAGCTCAACCGCTGGATCGAAACGCCCCAGGCCATCGACGACCCCGAGACCGACCCGCTGGGTTGGAACTATGGCCTACGCCGCAGCCTGGCCGAACGAATATTGCGCGCCTGGCGCCGGGAAACCCGCTCGGCCTATGAAAATGAATCAGGCCTTTTCGACACGCACCAACTGGTGTTGCGCCTGGACGGCAACGACCTGCCCGACCCGGCCTTCATCCTGAGCAACCGCGCATTCGAACACATTGAATACCTCAGGATCGACGGTGACATGCTCCCCACCATCGGGAACGCATTCCTCAGCAAGTTCACCGGCCTTACCCACCTGAAACTCGATTGCCTGCTCGGTGAACTTCCCCCCGCACTCGCCCAGATGACCCAACTGCAACAGTTGGATCTGAGCGACAACATGATTGCACTGACGGTTGAGTCCCGCCAGCACCTGGCCGGGCTCACACGCCTGGACGGGCTGTTCCTGGATGGCAACCCCCTGGGCCTGACGCCCGATGTCAGCCGGATGACCCGCCTGCGGGTGCTGTCTCTGCGCCAGACCAACATCGACCAGTGGCCCATCGGGGCCGAGAGCCGCAGCAGCCTGCGTAGCCTGCTGCTTCAGGAAAACCGCATCACCACTATTCCCGACGCGGTGTTTTCAGATGTGCGCATGGGCCCCACCAACCGCAACACCATCCTGCATGACAATCCATTGAGCGATGCCACGCTCGACAGGCTACGCAACTACCGCAACCGAACCGGCATCGTGCTGGGCGGCGCGCTGCCGGGCGTCCTGCATCAACAGGCGCAGGCCATTGACGTCAACCGATGGCTGACCGGCGTGCCCAGCGCCCAACACGCGCAACGTCAAACCCTGTGGCAACAGTTGCGCCAGCATGAAGATGCCAATCCGGACGACACCTTCCGGGTCCTGCGGGACCTCACGCAGTCGTATGCTTATCGGCGCAACCAGGCCACCCAGCAAGCACTCACCCGCCGTGTGTGGAACCTGCTCGACGCCATGGGCCAATCCACCGACCTGCGCAACCGGGTATTTCTCAATACCTACGTGGCCGGCACCTGCGGCGACGGCGCCATACTGGCGTTTATCAATATGGAAATTGAGCACCTGGTGCACCAGGCACGCAACCAGGCCGGCAGTGAGCAGGCCGACCGCCAATTGCTGGGCCTGGCCAGGAGCCTGTTCTACCTGCGTCGGGTGGACCAGTTGGCCGAGGCGCATATCGAGCGCCTGCGTGCAGCGGGGGTGGACCCGGACGATGCCGAGATCAAGCTCTACTACCGGCTCAAGTTGCGCGATGCGTTCGACCTGCCGATCAGACGTGAAGAGATGCTCTACGCGGTCGAAGAATGGGTGAGCGAAGACGACGTGATCCAGGCCCGGCAAACCCTGGAGGCACTCGGTCGGACCCAGGCGGCGCAGGAGTCGTTATTGATGGAGGACTTCTGGATCGAGTACCTGGCCCGCAGCTACCCGGAGCCCTTCTCGACCATCGACAATGTGGTGCGCCACCAGCTCAATGCGCTGAACCAGGAGATCAGCGACCGGCGTTCGGACGCGTACCTGGACCGACGCCAATCCCTGGTGGAGCTGGAAATTGCCGAGCGCAATCGCCTGGTGCGCCAGTTGACCGAAGCGGCGCAACTGGCACAAAAGGCGCACTGA
- a CDS encoding OpgC family protein, giving the protein MPNGRDPRIDFFRGLALIFIFWDHVPHNPLGQITLRNFGFSDAAEVFVFLAGFAAVLAYGKIMQRDGYWMACLKILRRAWVLYVVHIFLLALLMGIVFFANSHVETRDLVSEMGLTHFVTHPQQALTDELLLRFKPNLMDPLPLYIVLLAGLPLVLPILVRKPSVVVAVSLTIYLLAPWMGWNLRAIADGVWYFNPVTWQLLFVLGGAAAIHSQRPRPVETRPLLRQPLFVSAALYVLLAGILTLSWRWPEVHDAWMPSRLSDLLYPISKTDLSPLRLVHFLALAYVTAKLLPGAGWTQNRLAGEVCRMGRYSLEVFCLGVVLAPLADMVNAMANDALAVQLATAIVGALLMAGLAAWLEFNKRLDQRKVALHS; this is encoded by the coding sequence ATGCCTAACGGACGCGACCCGCGCATCGATTTCTTTCGGGGCCTGGCGTTGATCTTCATTTTCTGGGATCACGTCCCCCACAATCCTCTCGGCCAGATCACCCTGCGCAACTTCGGCTTCAGCGATGCCGCAGAAGTGTTTGTATTCCTCGCCGGTTTTGCCGCCGTGCTCGCCTACGGCAAGATCATGCAGCGCGACGGCTACTGGATGGCTTGCCTGAAGATCCTGCGCCGGGCGTGGGTGCTGTATGTGGTGCATATCTTCCTGCTGGCCCTGTTGATGGGCATCGTGTTTTTCGCCAACAGCCATGTGGAAACCCGCGACCTGGTCTCGGAGATGGGCCTGACGCACTTCGTCACGCACCCGCAACAAGCCCTCACCGATGAACTGCTGCTGCGCTTCAAACCCAACCTGATGGACCCGTTGCCGTTGTACATCGTGCTGCTGGCCGGCCTGCCGCTGGTGTTGCCGATACTGGTGCGCAAGCCCTCCGTGGTGGTCGCCGTATCGCTGACGATCTACCTGCTGGCACCGTGGATGGGCTGGAACCTACGGGCGATTGCCGATGGCGTGTGGTACTTCAACCCGGTCACCTGGCAACTGTTGTTTGTGCTCGGTGGCGCGGCGGCGATACACAGCCAGCGACCAAGACCCGTCGAGACGCGCCCACTGTTGCGTCAGCCGCTGTTCGTCAGCGCGGCGCTCTACGTATTGCTCGCGGGGATACTCACCCTGTCGTGGCGCTGGCCCGAGGTGCACGATGCGTGGATGCCGTCACGCCTGAGTGACCTGCTCTACCCCATCAGCAAGACCGATCTGTCGCCGCTGCGCCTGGTGCACTTCCTGGCGTTGGCCTATGTCACGGCCAAGCTGCTGCCCGGCGCAGGCTGGACGCAAAACCGCCTGGCGGGCGAGGTCTGCCGCATGGGCCGCTACTCCCTGGAAGTGTTTTGCCTGGGGGTGGTGCTGGCGCCCTTGGCGGACATGGTCAACGCCATGGCCAACGATGCGCTGGCCGTGCAACTGGCCACGGCCATCGTCGGCGCGTTGCTGATGGCGGGGCTGGCCGCGTGGTTGGAATTCAACAAGCGCCTGGATCAACGCAAAGTCGCGCTACATAGCTAG